The following are encoded together in the Cicer arietinum cultivar CDC Frontier isolate Library 1 chromosome 2, Cicar.CDCFrontier_v2.0, whole genome shotgun sequence genome:
- the LOC101490228 gene encoding tRNA threonylcarbamoyladenosine dehydratase-like isoform X2, with protein MEKALRLLQKGNNLRGVRRKCSQNGTAQINGFEGCKVAGKKSDKVVSDDRLKDEIVSEHLTRNIQFFGFESQQKVSASYVVVIGLGGVGSHAASMLLRSGIGKLLLVDFDQVSLSSLNRHAVATRADVGIPKAQCLKEHFLSIFPECQIDAKVMLYDSSTEEEILSGHPDFVLDCIDNIDTKVALLAACVRRGLKVLSATGAGARADPTRIRIADLRESTNDPLSRSVRHRLRKDHGIEGGIPVVFSLEKPKVKLLPFKAPSGEEENPSDYQIVPGFRVRIIPVLGTIPAIFGQVMASYVLTDLAGLHVQTEPVVNFDMDHYHILHQRLIEHEESMYGTAMQVQVDVEEVMYIAKELWHGRSAREQIAKDVGRGMWRSINELMLVRWDRTKPASISNLILLKFKEVDEHESRTLDDIQEKEPEFYSRVTTVLKRAENDFGL; from the exons GTTTTGAGGGATGCAAGGTTGCTGGAAAGAAGAGTGATAAGGTGGTTAGTGACGATCGTCTGAAAGATGAAATTGTTTCTGAACACCTGACTAG GAACATTCAGTTTTTTGGGTTTGAATCACAACAGAAGGTGAGTGCGTCATATGTTGTGGTGATTGGTCTTGGAGGGGTTGGCAGTCATGCTGCTTCTATGCTCTTGAGGTCGGGGATTGGCAAACTTCTTCTTGTTGACTTTGACCAG GTTTCTCTTTCGTCACTAAATCGACACGCTGTTGCGACAAGAGCAGATGTTGGCATCCCCAAAGCTCAGTGTCTTAAGGAGCATTTCTTATCTATCTTTCCGGAGTGCCAAATAGATGCAAAAGTGATGTTATATGATTCATCTACCGAAGAAGAAATTCTCTCAGGTCACCCTGACTTTGTTCTAGACTGTATTGATAACATTGATACCAAG GTGGCACTTCTTGCTGCATGTGTACGTAGGGGCTTGAAGGTTCTATCTGCAACAGGGGCTGGTGCTAGAGCTGATCCAACGAGAATACGCATTGCTGATCTAAGAGAGTCTACTAATGATCCATTATCTCGATCG GTAAGACACCGTTTGAGGAAAGATCATGGCATTGAAGGTGGCATCCCTGTTGTGTTTTCTTTAGAAAAACCCAAAGTTAAGCTGCTTCCATTTAAGGCTCCAAGTGGAGAAGAAGAAAACCCTTCCGACTATCAG ATAGTTCCGGGTTTTAGGGTCCGTATCATACCTGTTCTAGGCACCATCCCTGCAATATTCGGGCAAGTTATGGCTTCCTATGTTTTGACGGATTTAGCAGGATTGCATGTTCAAACAGAACCTGTAGTCAATTTTGACATGGATCATTACCATATTCTTCATCAACGACTTATTGAGCACGAGGAATCGATGTATGGAACTGCCATGCAAGTGCAG GTAGATGTTGAAGAAGTGATGTATATTGCTAAAGAATTATGGCATGGAAGAAGTGCTAGAGAGCAGATTGCGAAAGACGTTGGACGAGGAATGTGGCGATCAATTAATGAATTAATGCTTGTGAG GTGGGACCGCACAAAACCGGCGTCTATTTCAAATTTGATTCTTTTGAAATTCAAAGAG GTGGATGAGCATGAGTCACGGACATTGGATGATATACAGGAAAAGGAACCAGAGTTTTACAGTAGAGTGACTACTGTATTAAAAAGAgctgaaaatgattttggattaTGA